A window of Bradyrhizobium diazoefficiens genomic DNA:
TAGCGCCCGTAGCGTCTGCGCGCAAGTCGGGGACGATGCGTGGAGCGGATCGGACATATGTTTCCTCGTTGCTTTGTCACCGGCTTGTGGCGTGCCAATGTTGCTGATGACGCTACCACAGAGACTGCGGCAGGAAACGACAAAGCCCGCGCAGTGACAGGGAGATTTTGGTGACATCCGATCGACTGCAACGCTTCGGCGATCGTCTCGCTCTGCCTCTGATCGCAGCTCCGATGTTCCTGGTATCGGGCGTCGAACTCATGGTTGCGGCCTGCCGCAACGGGATCGTCGGCAGCTTTCCCACCGTGAACTGCCGCAGTACGGACCAGTTCGATGAATGGCTCACCGCGATCGAGACGCAGCTGCGCCGGCACGAAGATCAAATCAGCCGCAAGGCAGCGCCGCTCTGTCCGAACCTGATCGTGCACCGCTCCAATGCGCGGCTCGAGCAGGATCTCGCCGTCCTGTTGCGCCATAAGCCGGAGATCGTCATCACGTCGGTCGGCTCGCCCGCGCTCGTGTTGAAGCCGCTGCACGATGTCGGGGCGCTGGTGCTGGCGGACGTCGCTTCCATCCGCCATGCCGAACGCGCGGCGGAAGCAGGTGCCGACGGGCTGGTGCTGCTGACCGCCGGCGCCGGCGGCCAGACCGGCTGGCTCAACCCGTTCGCCTTCGTCCGCGCGGTGCGCGCGTTCTACGACGGCATCATCGTGCTCGCGGGCGGCATCAGCGATGGTCATGCGCTGCATGCGGCCGAAGTGCTCGGCTGCGATCTCGCCTACATGGGCACGAAGTTCATCGCGACACGCGAGAGCATGGCGGACGGCCGCCACAAGCAGATGCTGGTCGAGAGCTGCGCCGACGACATCCTGCTCACCACTGCGTTCACGGGTTTGCAGACCAGCATGCTGAGGCCGTCGATCTTGGCCGCGGGGCTTGATCCCGACGATCTGCCGACGCGTGGCGCGATCGACATCGGCAAGGACATCGACATTGCCGCGCGCGAGAGCAGGCCAAAGCGTTGGCGCGACATCTGGAGCGGAGGGCACTCGACCTCGGGGGTAACGGACGTGCTCCCCGTCGACGAACTCGTTGCGCGAACGGTGATCGAATATCGTGAGGCGAGAGCGCGCCTCTTCCCGTAGAATTGCGGAAAGGCAGGGTCCGCTTCGTCCCGATCACAGTTAATCGAGCGCTCGCTCGAAACGTCTCACTTAACGGCAGATTAACCAACGCACGCCAAGAATCCCTCACGGCCGCCAATCAGGACCGAGAGGGACAGGCGATGGACTTCGATTATCTCGACACCAAGACGGCGGCTTCGCTCGACGAAATCCGCGTTCGGGTCGCTCATGCCCTGGCCCGCCATCCGCTGTGCCGCAACGTGCGTTTCGACGTTGTCAGCGTTCCCCGCACCCGCCGGGGCGGCAACTGGACGGTAACGCTGCAATCGGTCGAACCGCGCGCGGTCTGGGAAGCCTCGGAGATCGTCGCCGACATCCAGGACGCCTACGTCCTGTCGGCAGCTGCCTGACTTCCTTGAGGTTTCCAGGCGACGTCGCCCCAGTCCCCGCGCGATTGCCGCCGCAATGGCACCGTTAGGCCTTAATTATCGCCCAGTTTCCGGGCAGTCATCACGTGGACTTGAAGTCGGGCGCGGAGAGACGTTTGTCCAAGACCATCACCATCCTCGTGCTGACCTGCTTCCTCGTTCTGGGCGCCGCCACCACCGCCATTCTCGGCCGTGACAGCGTGCCCAGCGTCAGCGAAGAGATGCTCGCGCAGACGCCTCCACCCAAGCCGCTCGCAACCAACCGCGCCGCCAAGGCGGACCGTCTCGTCCCGACTCTTGCCTTGGCTTCGGCCACGATCGAGCCGGTCCAGGTGCCGGCCGACGGGTTTTCGCAAGCACCCGTGCAGGACGAGCCGCTGCGCCAGGCTTTTGCCGCTGCGACGCCGGCGGATTTCCCGATGCCCAAGCCGTCGTCGAGCGTGTCCGAAGCGCCCGCCGCGGCACAGATGCCTGCCGTCGAAGTTCCGGCCAAGCCGAAGGTTGTGGCCAAGCCGCAGCCGCAGAAGCCCTATTCACTGCTGTCCGACGTGCAGATCGCGGGCATCAGGAATCGTCTGAAATTGTCGTCGTCGCAGGAATATTACTGGCCCTCGGTCGAGACGGCGCTGCGCAATGTCGTCCGCAAGATCTCCGCCAACAAGCTCTCCAATCCGCATGCGCCGGGCGTGCCGATCGATCCGAACTGCGACGAAGTCCAGCAGTTGAAGTCGGCCGCGATGCCGCTGCTGTTCCAGTTGCGTGAAGATCAGAAGGAAGAAGTGCGCAAACTTGCCCGCACCATTGGGCTCGAAAAAGTCGCACAGCAGATCTGACGGCGTTCCCTTCCCAGGAACCGCGCAATATCAGGAACATCCGGCAATCCCACCGCGTTGCTCGCTCCAAAAGAGGGAGTGGATCAATGCGCGCCTCGACAGCCTATTTCCTCGGTGCCGGAACCATTGTCGCGGCCATCGCCATTGGTCTCGGCGGCGGCATCGTTGCGGGCAACATCATGAATCCGACCGCGCCGAAACAGCGCCCCGACACCAGCAAGATGGCGCAGCGCGCCGAATCTGCCGGTGCGCCGACGGAGACAAACGCGCCGTCGGAACGCATCAATTACCTCACCGGCTCTCGAACCTTCGGCGCGATAATCCCGGCGCCGGCCCGGGCTGATGCAAAGCCGGAAGCGGTAAAGCCTGCCACGCAGCCCGCTCAGGCCAATGCCGAACCGCCGGCACCACCGCCTTCACAAGCGGCCGCGGTTGAGCCGCCGAAGGAACAGTCCAAGCCGGCAATCGCATCGTCCTCGAAGGCCGTCAAATCTGCCGAACAGCAAGCATCGGCCGACCCGACCTCTTCACCCGAGAACGCCTATGCCAAGGCCAGGGAATCGGACGTGAAGCGCGCGGCGTCCGAACGGCACCGGGTGGAGCGTCGCCAGCGCCGGTCCGAACGCCGGCACTACGATTCCCGCGAGCCGCGCGGCCTGGGCGACCGCACTGATTGGGACGATGTCGCGCGCAATATCCGCGAAGATTCCGATGCGCGCGATTACGCCGACCGGCCGCGCGGCGGCTTCCCGCAGATCAGGCTGTTCGGGCCCGACGACGACTAGCGCTTAGCCCGCGATTCGCGGCTGCAATGGAAGATGGTGCGCTGTCATTGTCCACCGCCATCATGTCATTCCCGCGCGCCGCAATCCGCCCAGATAAAGCGTGCGATCCTCGTCCCGCAGCATCGGCAGGTCGCGCGTCGCGGCGTGCGGCGGCATCGCCGTCCTGCTATCGTCCGGCGTAGCACAGCGTCACGCCATAAAAGGCGTGCGCCATTGCGAAGTCTGGATTGAGCGTCAGCACTGAAAGATCTGCCAGGTTCACCACGATCGCGTGATGGCGGCCATGCTGCTTACGGATGGGAATCCATTTCAGCACACGCAATGCCGCCCGATGGGAGTCCGGGCTCGCGCTCCGCGCGCCCGGGAATGACGAGAGTGTCGGGCTTTGTCCTTTGCCGAATTGCGCCGACTGCGTAAGCTATCGTCCAGACAACACCAACCACGAAGAGCTCCATGCCCGCTTTTGCCGCCTCCACCACCGTGCTCGACTCCATGCTGTTCCGCGACGCCTTCGGCACGCCCGAGATGCGGGAGGTGTTCTCCGACCTCGCGCTGGTGGCGCGCTATGCCGAGGTCGAGGTGGCGCTGGCGAAGGCGGAGGCGACGTGCGGCGTGATTCCGCAGGAGGCGGCCGAGACGATTGCGGCGCGGACCGACGTCGCTGCGCTCGATTTCGATCTGTTGCGGCAGGAGACCGACATCGTCGGCTATCCGATCCTTCCTTTGGTGCACCAGATGGTGAAGCAATGCGGCGAGGCCGGCCGCTACGTGCATTGGGGCGCGACCACACAGGACATCATGGACACCGCCGTGGTGCTGCAACTCCGCGCTGCGCTGCAGATCGTCGAACGCGACATTGACGAGCTCCGCAGCATCCTGGCGAACCTCTCGAAACGCCATCGCGACACGCCGATGGCGGGCCGCACCCACCTCCAGCAGGCGCTGCCGGTGACCTTCGGCTACAAGACCGCGATCTGGCTCGCAATGTTCGATCGTCACGCCGAGCGGCTGGCGCAGCTGAAGCCGCGCGTGCTGGTCGGCCAGTTCGCCGGCGCTGCCGGCACGCTGGCTTCGCTCGGCGACAAGGGTTTCGAGGTGCAGGAGGCGCTCTGCACCGAGCTGAAGCTCGGCGTTCCCGTCTCGACCTGGCACGTCGCGCGCGACGGATTTGCCGAGGCCGTGAATTTTCTTGCGCTCGTCACCGGCTCGCTCGGCAAGATCGCGCTCGACATCATGATCATGGCCTCGACCGAGTTCGCCGAGGTCTACGAGCCTTTCGTCAAGGGGCGCGGCGCCTCCTCGACCATGCCGCAGAAACGCAACCCGATCTCGTCGGAACTGATGCTGGCGGCCTCCAAGGCGGTACGCCAGCACGCCGGCCTGATGCTCGACGCCATGGTGCAGGATTTCGAGCGCGCCACGGGTCCCTGGCACGCCGAATGGATGGCGATCCCCGAAAGCTTCGTGCTGACCGCCGGCGCGCTGCACCAGGCGAAATTCGCACTCGCAGGTCTCATCGTCGACGAAAAGAAGATGAACGACAATCTCGCCGTCAGCCGTGGCCTGATCGTGGCCGAAGCGGTCATGATGGGGCTCGCGCCGCAGCTCGGCCGGCAGGAGGCCCATGACGTGGTCTATGATGCCTGCCGTCAGGCCAATGAGAAGTGCATGAGCCTGGCCGATGCGCTCTCTGCGGACTCGCGGATCGCGAGCCGCATCGATCGCGCCACGATCGAGGCGCTCACTTCACCAAGAAATTACCTCGGGCTCGCGCCCGCCATGGTCGACCGGGTGCTGAAATCAGCAACGCGATGAAAACCAAAATGCGTGAAACTGCGTATCTTCTCCGTGTCGCAAGGTGCTCGCGCACTTGCGCCTAGCGATGCTAGACTTAGATTGAATGGTAGACTTCCGGCAGAGGGCCCCGCATGACTGATCACCGCAATTCCACCGCTTCCATCGATCCCAACAAACTCGATCGGCTGGCCGAGGTGGCGGTGAAGGTGGGCCTGGGCTTGCGGCCGGGACAGGATCTTCTTCTGACAGCGCCAGCAATCGCGCTGCCGCTGGTGCGGCGGATCGCCGTGCATGCCTACAAGGCCGGCGCCGGTATCGTGACGCCGATCCTGTCGGACGAGGAGATGACGCTGGCGCGTTACCGCCACGGCCACGACGGCAGTTTCGATCGTGCCGCCGGCTGGCTCTACGAGGGCATGGCCAAGGCGTTCTCGGACAACACCGCGCGGCTCGCCATCGTCGGCGACAATCCGATGCTGCTGTCGGGCGAGGATCCTTCAAAGGTGGCGCGCGCCAGCAAGGCGAATTCGATGGCCTATCAGCCCGCGCTGGAAAAAATCGTCAATTTCGACACCAACTGGAACATCATCGCCTTTCCGAGCCCGTCCTGGGCCAAGCAGGTCTTCCCCGATGATCCCGAGGACGTCGCGGTCGGCAAGCTCGCGGATGCAATCTTCGCAGCCTCGCGCGTCGACCGCGAGGACGCGATGGACAATTGGGCGAGCCACAATGCGGTGCTGCGCGAGCGTACCAACTGGCTCAACGGCCAGCGCTTTCGCGCGCTGCAATATTCGGGGCCCGGCACCGACCTCACGATCGGGCTTGCGGACGGCCATGAATGGGAGGGCGGCGCTTCGCTCTCCAAGAACGGCATCAGTTGCAACGCCAACATCCCGACCGAGGAGGTCTTCACGACGCCGCATTGCCGCCGCGTCAACGGCCACGTCGTGAGCTCGAAGCCGCTGTCCTACCAGGGCACGCTGATCGACAACATCGCGGTGCGCTTCGAGGACGGCAAGATCGTGGACGCAAAAGCCTCGCGCGGCGCGGAGGTGCTGAACAAGGTGCTCGACACCGACGAAGGCGCCCGGCGCCTCGGCGAAGTGGCGCTGGTGCCGCATTCCTCGCCGATCTCGCAGAGCGGACTGCTGTTCTACAACACGCTGTTCGATGAGAACGCAGCGTCTCACATCGCGCTGGGCCAGTGCTATTCGAAATGCTTCGTCAACGGCGCGCAGCTCACGCCGCAGCAGATCGCGGCGCAAGGCGGCAACCAGAGCCTGATCCATATCGACTGGATGATCGGTTCGGGCGAGACCGATATCGACGGCATTTTGTCCGATGGCAGCAAGGTCCCGGTGTTCCGCAAGGGCGAGTGGGCGAAGTAGGCGCGGTTCGTTTGCGCCGCGGCGTGGCGCAGCATCGCGTTGTTGTCGATGCTGAAGCGGTTGAACAGTGTCGTGAACGGACTGCCGTCGGTGGCCCCGCACGATGGCGTCGGAAGCAGCGACCGCCTCCCGCGCACTTTGTCGCACCCCCGAAAAGATCGGTTCATGTGCGCGAATTTGCAGGGAAATTGCGACGTTAACCGCTTTGCGCCTGCAACTTCCGGCTGATTGTCGAGGCCTGCGTAAGGAAGAATTAAAAACCGGCCACTAGCGTTGCGAACGTCATTGAAAGCAATCCGGGTCCGGCCCGGCCAAAGCCTTTTATATCGCCTGGGGAAACAGATGTCGCGTTCATTGATTGAAATCGGTAGTTGCAATGTGGATCTCGAGCCGCGGCCGATCGAGCCGTCCTGGATCATCGAGGGCAATCCCGTGTCGCGCTCGCACATCCTGTCCACCAGCGCAGACGGCACCGCCTCGACCATCATCTGGCACTGCACCGAAGGACGCTTCAACTGGTACTACGATATCGATGAGACGATCATGATCATGGAAGGATCGATCGTGCTCGAAAGCGACGGCATGCCGCCGAAGCGCTACGGCCCCGGCGACGTCATTTTCTTCCGCGACGGCGCCCATGCCAAATGGCACGTCGAAGGCTACGTCAAGAAGATCGCCTTCTGCCGCAAGACCAATCCCATCATGATCGGTTTCCTGATCCGCGTCGTCAACAAGCTCAAGAAGATGTTCGCCCTCACCGGCGAGCGGCGTCCGGCCTCGCTGATGGGCGCAGGCTAGGACTCACAATAAGGTTTCAAGGACGCTTCCCAGCGACCACGACGAAGAGGGGACGGGATCAGCATCCCGGCCCCTCTTTTCGTCATGACGGGAGTTCGAGCCGGTAGACATCGGTCGCGGTCTGCGAGAACAGCGCCGCCTTCTCCGCCTCGCTCAGAGGCGAGGCGATACGCTTGAAAGCGTTGAAGATGACCTGGTAGCTGCACTGGCCCTTGTCCGGCGGGAAATTGCTCTCGAACATCGCGCGCTTTGGACCAAACGCCTCGATACAGGTCTCGACGTAGGGCCGCCAGGCCGCGGCAAGTTCCTCGGATGACGGCGGCCTCTCGCGCAAATGGAAGTCGTAGCCGAGCAGGCACATTGCGAGGCCGCCGAGCTTGACCACGACGTTCTCGCATGTCGCGATCTCCCGGATCGAGGCGCGCCACTGCGGAAACACCTCCTCCCGTCGTCCGGCGAAGCGGCCGATTCCGGCCGGGCCGCCGCAATGGTCGAGCACGATCCTGGTGTCAGGGAAGGCGCGCGCGAGCTCGGTGAGTTCATCGATCTGCGGATGGAACAGCCAGGCGTCGAAGCTGAGCTTCAAGGGTGCGAGGCAGGCAAATCCTTTGCGGAAGCTCGGGTCCCGTAACAGCCCCTTTGGCCTGTTCGCATACATGCCGGCGACAACGGGGTCTTCGTCCCAGGCAGAGGAATGCCGGATGCCGCGGAAGCGCCCGTTGCCGGCCGCGATCTCGGCTTCCAGCACGCCCTTTGCGGCGTCACCCAGCAGAAGATTGGCGTGGCTGACGATGCCGGCGCAGATCGCGGCCTTGCCGTAAGCACCGCTCGCGCTCATCGCGGCGACGCCGTTGGCGAACTCGACTTCGCCGACGGGCCGGAATGCCTCGGGCCCGTGCGCGCGGTACATCGAGCGGCAATCGACGTAGACGGTGGCGACGATGTTGTGGCCGGAGGCAATGTCGGCCGCCATCTCCTCGATCAGATAGCGGTGACCGCGATTCCAGAGATGGTGATGGGGATCGACGATCGGCCGCAAGGGATCGATGATCTCCTCCTGATGCAGCGCGAGCCAGTCCTCGCGCGGCTCGACGAACAGCCCGCTCGTGTTGGCAGGTAGACCGCTTGCGGCCATCGGCGTTCGCTCCCTTTATGTTCCTTGTGCCGATAGCCTACCATCTCGTCTCGTCACGCAGCTGCGCGCGCCATGCAACCGTACCCGTTGCGGCGAGCACAGCGGCGCTGTCGTCAGCTCTTGCGTCGCTTCGCCCTCACATCGACGGCCAGCCGCCAATTGGTTGCATTTGCCGGTTTGGCCTCGCCGAGCCAATGGAAGGAGTCGCCGGCGATCTCCGTAAAGCTCCAGCGCGTCAGTTCGCCGGCTTCGTTCGTGCCTTCCTGCACGATGTCCTGGCCGCACGGGCGGCCGATCTGCTGGCGGAATACGCTGCGGCCGGGATCGAACCAGGAAATCCGCCACGCATCAATGGTCGGATCGTAAACACGCAGCGTCGTGCCGTACCAGTTGCCGGCGATCGGAAAGACCGGGCCGCCTGCGGGGCGGGGGATGATCCAGACGTCCTGGACCGCACGGCCCTCCAGCACCCAGCCGAAATGGATCTCGCCAAATGCGGTGTGTTTCGTTGCATGGGGCCCATGGGCGGTGACCTCGGCATCCCAATCCCCAACGAAGCGGCCATAGAGCTGAAGCGCTGCTGCATGCTCGGGGTTTGGTCCGTCCGCGTGCAAAAATCTCGCAAAGTCGGTCATGTCGATCTCCTGTTGGGAGGAGATCAGCACGAGCGTGTCCAGTGAGACTTGGAGAAAATTGCGCGTCAAACCCCGTCGAGGATGATCACCGTCGGCTTTGGCGGCAGCGCATCCCGCGACATCCGGAACGAACGCTCGCTGCGCCGGTCGATCTCGAACTGCTGGCCGATCCGGCGCATGAAATCGTCGAGCGGCGTGGCGAAGCGGTGCATCGGCAGCACCACCGAGGCGCGCAACCGCTTGGTGATCTCCGAGATGCCGTCGAGCGACATGGTGTAGGTGCCGTCGATCGGCACCATCACGATATCGAGCCGCCCAATCTGGGCGAAATGGCTGTCGTCGAGCTTGTGATGGAGATGGCCGAGATGGCCGATGCAGAGGCCGGCGACCTCGAAGATGAAGATCGAATTGCCGTCGCGGATCATGTCGGTGCCGGCATCGTCGCCGAAATAGCGGCGGATGTCGGTCGTGACATTGCGGAAGAAGGTATCGCCGATGCGTTCCGATATGATGGCCGGCTTGCCATCCTCGCCCCAGCCATGCAGCACGTGCGGAATGCGCTTGTCGGGGAAG
This region includes:
- a CDS encoding nitronate monooxygenase, with product MTSDRLQRFGDRLALPLIAAPMFLVSGVELMVAACRNGIVGSFPTVNCRSTDQFDEWLTAIETQLRRHEDQISRKAAPLCPNLIVHRSNARLEQDLAVLLRHKPEIVITSVGSPALVLKPLHDVGALVLADVASIRHAERAAEAGADGLVLLTAGAGGQTGWLNPFAFVRAVRAFYDGIIVLAGGISDGHALHAAEVLGCDLAYMGTKFIATRESMADGRHKQMLVESCADDILLTTAFTGLQTSMLRPSILAAGLDPDDLPTRGAIDIGKDIDIAARESRPKRWRDIWSGGHSTSGVTDVLPVDELVARTVIEYREARARLFP
- the pcaB gene encoding 3-carboxy-cis,cis-muconate cycloisomerase; the protein is MPAFAASTTVLDSMLFRDAFGTPEMREVFSDLALVARYAEVEVALAKAEATCGVIPQEAAETIAARTDVAALDFDLLRQETDIVGYPILPLVHQMVKQCGEAGRYVHWGATTQDIMDTAVVLQLRAALQIVERDIDELRSILANLSKRHRDTPMAGRTHLQQALPVTFGYKTAIWLAMFDRHAERLAQLKPRVLVGQFAGAAGTLASLGDKGFEVQEALCTELKLGVPVSTWHVARDGFAEAVNFLALVTGSLGKIALDIMIMASTEFAEVYEPFVKGRGASSTMPQKRNPISSELMLAASKAVRQHAGLMLDAMVQDFERATGPWHAEWMAIPESFVLTAGALHQAKFALAGLIVDEKKMNDNLAVSRGLIVAEAVMMGLAPQLGRQEAHDVVYDACRQANEKCMSLADALSADSRIASRIDRATIEALTSPRNYLGLAPAMVDRVLKSATR
- a CDS encoding aminopeptidase, which produces MTDHRNSTASIDPNKLDRLAEVAVKVGLGLRPGQDLLLTAPAIALPLVRRIAVHAYKAGAGIVTPILSDEEMTLARYRHGHDGSFDRAAGWLYEGMAKAFSDNTARLAIVGDNPMLLSGEDPSKVARASKANSMAYQPALEKIVNFDTNWNIIAFPSPSWAKQVFPDDPEDVAVGKLADAIFAASRVDREDAMDNWASHNAVLRERTNWLNGQRFRALQYSGPGTDLTIGLADGHEWEGGASLSKNGISCNANIPTEEVFTTPHCRRVNGHVVSSKPLSYQGTLIDNIAVRFEDGKIVDAKASRGAEVLNKVLDTDEGARRLGEVALVPHSSPISQSGLLFYNTLFDENAASHIALGQCYSKCFVNGAQLTPQQIAAQGGNQSLIHIDWMIGSGETDIDGILSDGSKVPVFRKGEWAK
- a CDS encoding cupin domain-containing protein yields the protein MSRSLIEIGSCNVDLEPRPIEPSWIIEGNPVSRSHILSTSADGTASTIIWHCTEGRFNWYYDIDETIMIMEGSIVLESDGMPPKRYGPGDVIFFRDGAHAKWHVEGYVKKIAFCRKTNPIMIGFLIRVVNKLKKMFALTGERRPASLMGAG
- a CDS encoding amidohydrolase family protein, whose product is MAASGLPANTSGLFVEPREDWLALHQEEIIDPLRPIVDPHHHLWNRGHRYLIEEMAADIASGHNIVATVYVDCRSMYRAHGPEAFRPVGEVEFANGVAAMSASGAYGKAAICAGIVSHANLLLGDAAKGVLEAEIAAGNGRFRGIRHSSAWDEDPVVAGMYANRPKGLLRDPSFRKGFACLAPLKLSFDAWLFHPQIDELTELARAFPDTRIVLDHCGGPAGIGRFAGRREEVFPQWRASIREIATCENVVVKLGGLAMCLLGYDFHLRERPPSSEELAAAWRPYVETCIEAFGPKRAMFESNFPPDKGQCSYQVIFNAFKRIASPLSEAEKAALFSQTATDVYRLELPS
- a CDS encoding MBL fold metallo-hydrolase; the encoded protein is MWRLVSAAVALFGASLAPALAQQPPQRSECLAMANAAPRILPVAFRQAASAAEVAITYAGHSTYYIDTPGGLRIATDYSGAYQVGRLPDVVTMNRAHSTHYTLFPDKRIPHVLHGWGEDGKPAIISERIGDTFFRNVTTDIRRYFGDDAGTDMIRDGNSIFIFEVAGLCIGHLGHLHHKLDDSHFAQIGRLDIVMVPIDGTYTMSLDGISEITKRLRASVVLPMHRFATPLDDFMRRIGQQFEIDRRSERSFRMSRDALPPKPTVIILDGV